Proteins from a single region of Corynebacterium casei LMG S-19264:
- a CDS encoding IS110 family RNA-guided transposase: MATVTERYEHVVGIDTHARTHTYCIIDSRTGSTVDTRAFPTTAPGMQRAVSWIRRRTRGTAVLAAVEGTSSYGAGITTALLTEGIEVAEIRALYRRSRARTGKSDPLDAEAAARTALCTDVEKLAHPRRSGDRAALRVLLASRSLTDQQRTANKNALTALLRTTDVGVDARKPLTDAQISTIAAWRTGRDEPSHRIFREEARRLAKAIIEQTRSLQQNHQALSALTEALAPGLQGIPGVGAVTGAILVASYSHHGRVRSEAAFAALGGIAPLPASSGNTSRHRLSRSGDRQLNRAVDVVVRSRMSYDPATCKYVERRRAEGLSKREIRRCLKRYVCRSLFRELRTRMA; the protein is encoded by the coding sequence ATGGCCACCGTTACTGAACGCTACGAGCACGTCGTAGGGATCGATACCCACGCGCGTACCCACACGTATTGCATCATCGACTCTCGAACGGGATCGACGGTCGATACGCGAGCGTTCCCGACTACTGCCCCCGGGATGCAGCGTGCGGTCTCCTGGATTCGACGAAGGACTCGCGGAACGGCGGTGCTCGCTGCCGTGGAGGGTACTTCCTCGTACGGTGCCGGCATCACCACCGCCCTTCTGACCGAGGGGATCGAGGTCGCCGAGATCCGAGCTCTCTACCGCCGTTCCCGAGCACGAACAGGCAAGTCAGACCCCCTGGATGCAGAAGCAGCCGCTCGAACGGCGCTCTGCACCGACGTTGAGAAGCTCGCTCATCCACGCCGCTCTGGTGACCGCGCGGCGCTCCGCGTGCTGCTGGCGAGCCGGTCACTGACCGATCAGCAGCGCACGGCCAACAAGAACGCGCTCACGGCACTGCTGCGCACCACCGACGTCGGAGTCGATGCGCGCAAACCGCTCACCGACGCGCAGATCTCCACCATCGCGGCCTGGCGGACCGGGCGAGATGAGCCATCACATCGAATCTTCCGTGAGGAGGCACGAAGGCTGGCCAAGGCGATCATCGAGCAGACCCGGTCACTCCAGCAGAACCACCAGGCGCTGTCGGCGCTGACCGAGGCTCTCGCCCCGGGCCTCCAGGGCATCCCGGGGGTCGGCGCGGTCACAGGAGCGATCTTGGTGGCGTCGTACTCACACCACGGACGGGTGCGCTCGGAAGCGGCTTTCGCCGCGCTCGGGGGCATTGCCCCGTTGCCGGCTTCCTCGGGCAACACCAGTCGCCACCGGCTCTCCCGCTCGGGCGACCGGCAACTCAACCGGGCCGTCGACGTCGTCGTTCGCTCGCGGATGAGCTACGACCCTGCCACCTGCAAGTATGTTGAACGCCGGCGCGCGGAAGGGCTATCCAAGCGCGAGATCCGAAGGTGCCTCAAGCGATACGTCTGCCGTTCTCTCTTTCGGGAGCTTCGGACCCGGATGGCTTGA
- a CDS encoding transposase encodes MPQPYPKEFRDDVVRVALNRDEKTTIGQIAKDFGVHEGTIAKWLRQAEIDAGNKLGNTTDESAELRELRRRTRLLEQENEVLRRAAAYLSQANLPSKGRFYASVSSHPGPKLPKERTADVSLEAPSDLALG; translated from the coding sequence ATGCCCCAGCCCTACCCGAAAGAGTTCCGCGATGACGTCGTCCGCGTGGCCTTGAACCGCGACGAGAAGACCACGATCGGACAGATCGCCAAGGACTTCGGCGTCCACGAAGGCACCATCGCGAAATGGCTCCGCCAGGCCGAGATCGATGCTGGTAACAAGCTCGGCAATACCACCGACGAATCCGCTGAACTGCGGGAGCTGCGGCGGCGGACTCGCCTATTGGAGCAAGAGAACGAAGTCCTGCGCCGCGCGGCTGCGTATCTGTCGCAGGCGAATCTGCCGTCAAAAGGACGCTTCTATGCCTCCGTGTCAAGCCATCCGGGTCCGAAGCTCCCGAAAGAGAGAACGGCAGACGTATCGCTTGAGGCACCTTCGGATCTCGCGCTTGGATAG
- a CDS encoding FAD-dependent oxidoreductase, with the protein MDLRTGNNVRFVAKPDYVHMINSAKDAKKAVQSAVDAGKKVSVRSGGHCFADFVCNSDIEVILDVSTMVGVSYDEKKRAFAVEPGARLSNVYEQLFKRWGVTIPGGICYSVGAGGHIVGGGYGLLSRAHGLVVDHLYAVEVVTVDADGKASIQVATRGSRGALGDLWWAHTGGGGGNFGVVTKYWFRSPHAKGSEPAGQLIEAPSRVLVNALAFPWDQVDETKFRKLMDNWGAWHEEFKDPGTPESHLSSLFNLNHKAHGSLGMFTQIDADAPDATGVLERFIARITDGVDIETSAMTKPNGELPALPDFHQTREISWMQATRMVGTDNPTITNPTSRGAHKSAYFKKRFTDAQLDVMWEQMTREDFTNPDTMMVVFSFGGAVNAVKKDATANVQRDSIFKICLQTFWPDKADHDFYLGWARETFEAMFASSGGVPVPDGQVDGCYINYPDTDMADPKRNRSGVAWSELYYQGNYPRLQRAKKSWDPTNFFTHSLGVELPA; encoded by the coding sequence TTGGACCTCAGGACGGGAAACAATGTGCGCTTCGTAGCGAAGCCTGACTACGTGCACATGATCAACAGTGCCAAGGACGCCAAGAAGGCGGTGCAGTCAGCGGTCGATGCCGGGAAGAAGGTATCCGTTCGCAGTGGAGGGCACTGCTTCGCCGATTTCGTCTGCAACTCTGACATCGAAGTCATTCTCGACGTGTCGACGATGGTCGGGGTGTCTTACGACGAGAAGAAGCGGGCCTTCGCGGTCGAACCGGGTGCGCGCCTCTCGAACGTGTACGAGCAGTTGTTCAAACGCTGGGGCGTGACGATCCCCGGTGGCATCTGCTACAGCGTCGGTGCTGGCGGGCACATCGTCGGCGGCGGATATGGCCTCCTGTCGCGGGCGCACGGCCTGGTCGTCGACCACCTGTATGCGGTGGAAGTCGTCACCGTCGACGCGGACGGGAAGGCGTCCATCCAGGTCGCCACCCGCGGCTCCCGCGGGGCGCTCGGCGATCTGTGGTGGGCGCACACCGGTGGAGGCGGTGGCAACTTCGGCGTCGTCACGAAGTACTGGTTCCGTTCCCCGCACGCGAAGGGCTCCGAGCCGGCCGGCCAGCTGATCGAGGCACCCTCTCGTGTGCTTGTCAATGCGCTCGCGTTCCCGTGGGACCAGGTCGACGAGACTAAGTTCCGCAAGCTCATGGACAACTGGGGTGCCTGGCACGAGGAGTTCAAGGACCCCGGCACCCCGGAATCGCACCTGTCGAGCCTATTCAACCTCAACCACAAGGCCCATGGCAGCCTGGGCATGTTCACCCAGATCGACGCCGACGCGCCCGATGCGACCGGCGTCCTCGAGCGGTTCATCGCCCGCATCACCGACGGCGTGGACATCGAGACTTCGGCGATGACCAAGCCTAACGGGGAGCTGCCGGCCCTGCCTGACTTCCACCAGACCCGGGAGATCTCCTGGATGCAGGCAACTCGCATGGTGGGCACGGACAACCCGACGATCACCAACCCCACCAGCCGGGGCGCGCACAAGTCCGCGTACTTCAAGAAGCGGTTCACCGACGCCCAGCTCGACGTGATGTGGGAGCAGATGACCCGGGAGGACTTCACCAACCCGGACACCATGATGGTGGTCTTCTCCTTCGGCGGCGCGGTCAACGCGGTGAAGAAGGATGCGACGGCGAACGTGCAGCGCGACTCGATCTTCAAGATCTGCCTGCAGACGTTCTGGCCGGACAAAGCAGATCATGACTTCTATCTCGGCTGGGCGCGCGAGACCTTCGAGGCCATGTTCGCCTCCTCCGGTGGCGTCCCGGTGCCCGACGGGCAAGTCGATGGCTGCTACATCAACTACCCGGACACCGACATGGCCGACCCGAAGCGCAACCGCTCTGGCGTGGCCTGGTCCGAGCTCTATTACCAGGGCAACTATCCCCGCCTGCAGCGGGCGAAGAAGTCCTGGGATCCGACGAACTTCTTCACCCACAGCCTCGGCGTGGAACTTCCCGCCTAA
- a CDS encoding acyltransferase family protein: MTTPVPATTTRPPKLPSLTGLRFFAALLVFGFHITLSSSPIPPNDPINLFADPEVARVAEQIFLVTGYVGVSFFFVLSGFLLAWAAKPDEKLTAFWRRRVMKIFPNHIVMWVLSMVLFAAAITPAHASVLNFFLLHAYSPDGAVNVAVNPPSWTLSSELLFYMLFPFFIVLIRKLPGNRLWAWAGLMVVGMIAIQIINLTLIPDTPKSALTPVSSFQFWFGYIFPPSRLFEFLLGSIVARLVLEKRWPAFRMWHALLLAVAGYALANVVPFVWTFNVATIIPVTVLIATAASYDATGRKSFLQSKPMQWLGDTSFGFYLVQGVSIFWVRQMMDNATFSTSVALLFIAGFLALTLLAGWALYALVEKPMMDRFARPRRKPALPRVAVQPTAPTAAPAVAEPAAVATADSRV, translated from the coding sequence ATGACCACTCCTGTCCCCGCGACGACGACGCGACCACCGAAGCTGCCGTCCCTGACCGGGCTGCGATTCTTCGCCGCCCTGCTGGTGTTCGGATTCCACATCACCCTCTCCTCCTCACCGATCCCGCCGAACGACCCGATCAACCTGTTCGCCGACCCCGAGGTCGCGCGCGTGGCCGAGCAGATCTTCCTGGTCACCGGGTACGTGGGAGTGTCGTTCTTCTTCGTCCTCTCCGGGTTCCTCCTGGCGTGGGCGGCGAAGCCCGATGAGAAGCTCACCGCGTTCTGGCGTCGCCGGGTGATGAAGATCTTCCCGAACCACATCGTCATGTGGGTGCTGTCGATGGTGCTGTTCGCCGCCGCGATCACCCCGGCACACGCCTCGGTGCTTAACTTCTTCCTCCTCCACGCCTACTCCCCGGACGGGGCCGTTAACGTGGCCGTCAACCCGCCGTCGTGGACGCTGAGCAGCGAGCTGCTGTTCTACATGCTCTTCCCGTTCTTCATCGTCCTCATCCGCAAGCTCCCGGGTAACCGCCTGTGGGCGTGGGCGGGGCTCATGGTCGTGGGCATGATCGCCATCCAGATCATCAACCTCACCCTCATCCCCGACACCCCGAAGTCGGCGTTGACCCCGGTGTCCTCGTTCCAGTTCTGGTTCGGCTACATCTTCCCGCCCTCGCGCCTGTTCGAGTTCCTGTTGGGATCGATCGTCGCCCGCCTGGTCCTGGAGAAGCGGTGGCCCGCCTTCCGCATGTGGCACGCCCTGCTCCTGGCCGTCGCGGGATATGCGCTGGCAAACGTGGTGCCCTTCGTGTGGACCTTCAACGTCGCCACCATCATCCCGGTGACCGTGCTCATCGCTACCGCCGCCTCCTACGACGCGACCGGACGCAAGAGCTTCCTCCAGTCCAAGCCGATGCAATGGCTCGGCGACACCTCCTTCGGCTTCTACCTCGTCCAAGGCGTCTCGATCTTCTGGGTCCGCCAGATGATGGACAACGCCACCTTCTCCACCTCGGTCGCGCTGTTGTTCATCGCCGGGTTCCTCGCCCTGACCTTGCTGGCCGGCTGGGCGCTCTACGCGCTCGTGGAGAAACCGATGATGGACCGCTTCGCCCGGCCCCGCCGCAAGCCCGCCCTCCCGCGAGTCGCCGTCCAACCGACAGCGCCCACTGCTGCCCCCGCCGTCGCCGAACCGGCCGCGGTGGCCACCGCTGATTCCCGAGTCTGA
- a CDS encoding SDR family NAD(P)-dependent oxidoreductase, which produces MDLNLTGNVVIVTGGTSGIGLATTELLTREGAHVVVLARGTTDVALPKGAELFKTDLTDPHAATEAVEAVRARHGRLDGLVNNAAILISQPSFADIDDEQWHRIFELNLHAGIRLIRAALPLLAAAEGGGSIVHIASEAARMPDPTIADYAAAKAALLSVSKSLAIDYGGRVRSNVISPGPTRTALFDAPRGFAEQLAERFELPPEEAIEHFIQKERRLPTGRIGAPTDIAGPVTYLLSARAAQVTGAEWSIDGGALRQI; this is translated from the coding sequence ATGGACCTCAACCTCACCGGCAACGTCGTCATCGTCACCGGAGGCACCAGCGGCATCGGCCTGGCCACCACCGAACTGCTCACCCGGGAGGGCGCGCACGTGGTCGTCCTCGCCCGCGGCACCACCGACGTGGCCCTGCCCAAGGGGGCGGAGCTGTTCAAGACCGATCTGACCGACCCCCACGCTGCCACTGAAGCTGTGGAAGCTGTCCGGGCACGCCATGGGCGTTTGGACGGGCTGGTCAACAATGCGGCCATCCTCATTTCCCAGCCTTCGTTCGCCGACATCGACGACGAGCAGTGGCACCGGATCTTCGAGCTGAACCTCCACGCCGGGATTCGACTCATCAGGGCCGCGCTACCGTTGCTGGCCGCAGCGGAGGGTGGCGGATCGATCGTGCACATCGCCAGCGAAGCCGCGCGGATGCCGGATCCCACGATCGCCGACTACGCGGCAGCGAAAGCGGCTCTGCTCTCGGTGTCGAAGTCCCTGGCCATCGACTACGGCGGGAGGGTGCGCTCGAACGTGATCTCACCCGGCCCCACCCGCACAGCTCTCTTCGATGCCCCGAGAGGGTTCGCTGAGCAGCTCGCGGAGAGGTTCGAGCTTCCCCCAGAGGAGGCCATCGAGCACTTCATCCAGAAGGAGCGGCGCCTGCCCACTGGACGCATCGGCGCACCCACGGACATCGCCGGGCCGGTGACCTATCTGCTCTCGGCGCGGGCAGCCCAGGTCACCGGAGCGGAGTGGTCGATCGACGGTGGAGCTCTGCGCCAGATATGA
- a CDS encoding alpha/beta hydrolase — MTTPLTQDRLRATISPTRVTVPASKDGPALPATMHRQTENGAAGWIIWAHGGSWHQGSAADWQHATGLLASLSGRNVLSLDYRLAPTHRHPAAVLDMLTAIGWVRETSPDSSIIVGGDSAGGTLAAVAAIAARDRGESLQAQILAYPPIDPECRAVSYHADPGSFPPPGLLRTAWRSWHGTPQASAVASDGTRLLLSPREADSLAEVAPAVLVVGDHDPVRDDVAAYAEQLRADGVPVDHRVLPGIGHGDVLRPASAVIGALAAALTDFPREYTQRKEASS, encoded by the coding sequence ATGACCACCCCCCTCACGCAGGATCGCCTACGCGCGACGATCAGCCCAACTCGGGTCACCGTGCCTGCCAGCAAAGACGGACCAGCGCTACCGGCGACCATGCACCGGCAGACCGAGAACGGGGCTGCCGGGTGGATCATCTGGGCCCACGGCGGGTCCTGGCACCAAGGGTCGGCCGCCGACTGGCAGCACGCCACCGGTCTGCTCGCGAGCCTGTCAGGCCGGAACGTGCTCTCACTCGACTACCGGCTCGCGCCGACGCATCGGCACCCCGCGGCCGTGCTCGACATGCTCACCGCCATCGGCTGGGTGCGCGAGACCAGCCCGGACAGTTCGATCATCGTCGGCGGCGACAGCGCCGGAGGCACCCTCGCCGCTGTCGCGGCGATCGCCGCCCGCGACCGGGGCGAGAGCCTGCAGGCGCAGATCCTGGCTTACCCGCCAATCGATCCCGAGTGCCGCGCCGTCTCCTACCATGCCGACCCCGGTTCATTCCCGCCGCCCGGGCTGCTAAGGACAGCCTGGCGGTCCTGGCACGGTACGCCGCAGGCTTCGGCGGTGGCCTCCGACGGGACTCGACTCCTGCTCTCCCCGCGCGAGGCCGACTCGCTTGCTGAGGTGGCCCCGGCCGTGCTCGTCGTCGGTGACCACGACCCCGTCCGTGACGACGTCGCCGCCTACGCCGAGCAGCTTCGCGCCGACGGAGTGCCCGTCGACCATCGTGTCCTGCCCGGGATCGGGCACGGCGACGTCCTCCGCCCGGCCAGCGCCGTCATCGGCGCACTCGCCGCGGCACTCACAGATTTCCCCCGAGAATACACACAGCGAAAGGAAGCATCATCATGA
- a CDS encoding MsnO8 family LLM class oxidoreductase — MTGSTTPVTLSVLDQSPITDHLDRTEALQESLRLAERAEREGYRRIWYAEHHHSMSFASPAPETMTALALERTTRIRVGTGGILLPLYTPQKVAETMGLLQRVHGDRVDIGIGRAALHTNDFPHKVETLLSRLPEGMPQTVTEPEHRVWVLGAGGTSAPLAASLGAGYVQGHFLSPSSTPRGMRAYWDEVGKKPGFAVIAVRAVTADTAEKAQRLAAAAALWRARKDLNYDSPIPSLEHAERDKEWSDEERARAVTRENGFIHGTPEHVRDQLLALAEQHRASEIMVNTLTSDPADRDASYTLLADAFDQAAVGVA, encoded by the coding sequence ATGACTGGCTCCACCACACCCGTGACGCTGTCGGTCCTCGACCAGTCACCCATCACCGACCATCTCGACCGCACCGAGGCGCTGCAGGAAAGCCTGCGCCTGGCCGAACGGGCCGAACGCGAGGGGTACCGGCGGATCTGGTACGCCGAGCACCACCACTCGATGTCCTTCGCCAGCCCAGCCCCGGAGACCATGACTGCCCTGGCCCTCGAACGCACCACGCGGATCCGGGTGGGCACCGGTGGGATCCTGCTCCCGCTGTACACGCCTCAGAAAGTCGCCGAGACGATGGGGCTGCTCCAGCGGGTCCATGGCGATCGTGTCGATATCGGTATCGGCCGCGCTGCGCTGCACACGAATGACTTCCCCCACAAGGTCGAGACCCTGCTGAGTCGACTCCCTGAGGGGATGCCGCAGACCGTCACAGAGCCCGAGCACCGGGTGTGGGTGCTCGGCGCCGGCGGAACCTCTGCTCCTCTCGCTGCGAGCCTGGGGGCCGGGTACGTGCAGGGGCACTTCCTCAGCCCGTCATCCACGCCTCGAGGCATGCGCGCCTACTGGGACGAGGTCGGGAAGAAGCCGGGGTTCGCCGTTATCGCGGTGCGTGCCGTGACAGCGGATACCGCCGAGAAGGCGCAGCGACTGGCGGCAGCGGCCGCCCTGTGGCGAGCTCGCAAGGACCTCAACTACGACAGCCCGATCCCGAGTCTCGAACACGCAGAACGCGACAAGGAATGGAGCGATGAAGAACGGGCGCGCGCAGTCACCCGGGAAAACGGCTTCATCCACGGCACCCCGGAGCATGTGCGCGACCAGCTCCTCGCGCTTGCCGAGCAGCATCGGGCCAGCGAGATCATGGTCAACACATTGACTAGCGATCCGGCAGACCGTGACGCCTCGTACACCCTGTTGGCGGACGCGTTCGACCAAGCGGCAGTGGGCGTGGCATAG
- a CDS encoding helix-turn-helix transcriptional regulator, translating to MEDYTTVTRATAAYEARADDLGEFLRSRRDRLSPEDVGVPSYGRRRVAGLRREELAQLAGVSVTYYTRLEQGQSQNASDSVIESLARALRLDADETAHLFALARPGMVKRPAVDRPERPNAGARQLLHAMESVPAVLLGRRNDILAWNRAGHLLLAGHLDFEAPTREDDRPNQMRMLFLDPHTRELYRDWEAEATVAVASLRYVAAQFPDDRRLHELVGELNVGSEDFARLWVQHTVQLCTSGTKRLHHPEVGDLDVDYEVLHLPEGDGQRILTHSATPGSSARSALQLLLNSA from the coding sequence ATGGAGGACTACACAACAGTGACCCGCGCCACAGCCGCCTACGAGGCCCGCGCCGACGACCTCGGCGAATTCCTGCGCTCGCGCAGGGATCGGCTCAGCCCCGAAGACGTCGGCGTCCCCTCCTACGGGCGCCGCCGCGTGGCGGGCCTGCGGCGTGAGGAACTCGCCCAGCTCGCCGGTGTCTCCGTGACCTACTACACCCGACTTGAGCAGGGTCAGTCTCAGAATGCCTCCGACTCGGTCATCGAGTCTCTGGCTCGCGCTCTGCGCCTGGATGCCGATGAGACCGCGCACCTGTTCGCCCTGGCCCGGCCGGGGATGGTCAAACGGCCTGCCGTGGACCGGCCCGAACGGCCCAACGCCGGTGCCCGTCAGCTCCTCCACGCGATGGAATCGGTGCCCGCTGTCCTCCTGGGTCGTCGCAACGACATCCTCGCGTGGAACCGTGCCGGGCATCTCCTCCTGGCCGGGCACCTCGACTTCGAAGCTCCCACTCGCGAGGACGACCGTCCCAACCAGATGCGGATGCTTTTCCTCGACCCGCACACCCGCGAGCTCTACCGCGACTGGGAGGCTGAGGCCACCGTCGCGGTCGCCTCGCTGCGGTATGTCGCCGCCCAGTTCCCCGACGATCGGCGTCTGCACGAGCTCGTCGGCGAACTCAACGTCGGTAGTGAAGACTTCGCGCGCCTGTGGGTCCAGCACACGGTCCAGCTGTGCACCAGCGGCACTAAGCGGCTGCACCACCCTGAGGTCGGCGACCTCGACGTCGACTACGAGGTGCTGCACCTGCCTGAGGGCGACGGGCAGCGCATTCTCACCCACTCTGCAACGCCGGGCAGCAGCGCCCGCTCCGCTCTTCAGCTGCTCCTCAACTCCGCCTGA
- a CDS encoding MFS transporter → MSTKTEAPEEIDRGQTRLTALQRLALAVLLTANFTLAVDFSILNVALPHIGRELGFPTESLQWIVTSFALCAAGFTLLFGRVADLFGRKKLFLIGIVLLGVASLAGGLAQDPTLLIIARVGQGIATAMVTPAALSLMTTTFPEGPARSRVLGLNGALMAAGFTAGAVLGGLLTGAVSWRWAFFINVVVAVAVILVAPFVLREKPTGNRPKLDVPGAITVTLALVALVFGIDTAGHADWSHPGAWGPILAAAILFVVFWAIERKVAEPLVELSMLRRGNVAWGNITGLLAFGTFTSLVFLLTLYLQEILGLGAISTGVVLGVLGIGTVLGGLIAPKIIGRTSSKTAIIIGLVVQGVMTVPLFFATESSIWVVPVAILSFIGGVANLVAIVGYTVTSTAAVPSHQQGLATGLVTMSQQVGITLGTPVMSAILASQLAAGMLPGLQLAMGVNGIIALASAVLIAIVLRLPKPARV, encoded by the coding sequence ATGTCCACAAAAACCGAAGCACCAGAAGAAATAGACCGCGGTCAAACTCGGCTTACTGCCCTTCAGCGTTTGGCCCTCGCGGTGTTGTTGACGGCGAACTTCACCCTCGCGGTGGATTTCTCCATCCTGAATGTCGCGCTGCCGCACATCGGCCGCGAACTCGGGTTCCCCACCGAGAGCCTGCAATGGATCGTGACCTCCTTCGCATTGTGCGCGGCTGGTTTCACACTGCTCTTCGGCCGCGTCGCCGACCTGTTCGGGCGGAAGAAGCTCTTCCTCATCGGCATCGTGCTCCTCGGCGTCGCCTCCCTGGCCGGTGGCCTCGCCCAGGACCCGACCCTGCTCATCATCGCTCGCGTCGGCCAGGGCATCGCGACCGCGATGGTCACTCCTGCCGCACTGTCCCTGATGACCACGACCTTCCCCGAAGGACCGGCCCGTAGCCGCGTACTCGGCCTCAACGGCGCGCTCATGGCTGCAGGCTTCACCGCCGGGGCCGTGCTCGGCGGCCTGCTCACCGGCGCGGTGTCCTGGCGCTGGGCGTTCTTCATCAACGTCGTCGTCGCCGTCGCCGTGATCCTCGTTGCTCCGTTCGTGCTGCGCGAGAAGCCGACCGGTAACCGACCCAAGCTCGACGTGCCCGGCGCCATCACGGTCACCCTCGCCCTGGTCGCCCTGGTCTTCGGCATCGACACCGCCGGCCACGCCGACTGGTCCCACCCCGGCGCCTGGGGTCCGATCCTGGCCGCCGCGATCCTGTTCGTGGTCTTCTGGGCCATCGAGCGTAAGGTCGCGGAACCGCTGGTCGAGCTGTCGATGCTGCGTCGCGGAAACGTCGCGTGGGGCAACATCACCGGGCTCCTGGCCTTCGGCACGTTCACGTCTCTCGTGTTCCTACTCACGCTCTACCTGCAGGAAATCCTCGGCCTGGGCGCGATCAGCACCGGAGTGGTCCTGGGCGTGCTCGGCATCGGTACCGTGCTCGGCGGTCTCATCGCCCCCAAGATCATCGGCCGCACCAGCTCCAAGACGGCGATCATCATCGGTCTCGTCGTCCAGGGCGTGATGACGGTGCCACTGTTCTTCGCCACCGAGTCCAGCATCTGGGTGGTGCCGGTCGCAATCCTGTCCTTCATCGGCGGCGTCGCGAACCTGGTCGCCATCGTCGGCTACACCGTCACCTCGACGGCCGCGGTGCCCTCGCACCAGCAGGGCCTGGCCACCGGCCTGGTCACCATGAGCCAGCAGGTCGGCATCACGCTGGGCACCCCGGTGATGTCGGCAATCCTGGCCAGCCAGCTCGCCGCCGGCATGCTGCCTGGCCTGCAGCTGGCCATGGGCGTCAACGGCATCATCGCCCTGGCATCGGCCGTGCTCATCGCGATCGTGCTCCGGCTGCCCAAGCCCGCACGCGTCTGA